The following proteins are co-located in the Oceanispirochaeta sp. M1 genome:
- a CDS encoding DUF2779 domain-containing protein, which produces MLSKSQYTCYLQCPKFFWLSRKKREVLTPPSTHQQQIFDTGHYVGETACRLFPGGEEIPFDRTDLPGMAARTKQLIHEGVTTIYEASFIFDEIFVAVDILHYENGLWNIYEVKSSTGVKDIYIHDAAVQSYVLENCGIKLKSENIVHINNRYVRGAELDLKELFTIADISLNILAHKRLIPERIKEMKSLLEESEPEQEIGHRCLSPYECFARDYCWQTLAGIPEDSVFTLTTSRMDDKFKYFTEGIIRLSDLNPAEMGKAQQLHIEGNLHIESDPIREFLSLLEYPISHLDFESFQQAVPEYEGVKPYQQIPFQYSLHIEDGNELIHKEFLGPWDSDPRRELAENLIKDIPEEGSILAYNKSFEKGVINKLAALFTDIEKELTSISERISDLMLPFQKRWYYHPEMKGSYSIKKVLPALVPEMEKAYADLPGVKNGGEASTIWLYLSSSTDPRDQEKIRQGLLEYCRLDTLAMVKILEILRTV; this is translated from the coding sequence ATGCTTTCAAAATCTCAATACACATGTTATCTCCAATGCCCTAAATTCTTCTGGCTCTCCAGAAAGAAGCGTGAAGTTCTGACTCCTCCCTCTACACATCAGCAGCAGATATTTGATACTGGACATTATGTTGGAGAAACGGCCTGTAGATTATTTCCCGGTGGAGAGGAAATACCTTTTGACAGAACCGACCTGCCGGGGATGGCCGCCCGTACAAAACAGCTTATCCATGAAGGTGTAACCACAATATACGAGGCATCATTTATCTTTGATGAAATATTTGTTGCCGTAGACATTCTCCATTATGAAAATGGTCTATGGAATATATACGAGGTAAAAAGCTCCACGGGAGTGAAAGATATATATATTCATGATGCGGCGGTTCAGAGCTATGTGCTGGAAAACTGCGGAATAAAACTGAAATCTGAAAATATCGTTCATATTAATAACCGATATGTCAGAGGAGCTGAACTCGATCTGAAAGAACTATTTACTATTGCAGATATCAGCCTCAATATCCTTGCTCATAAAAGACTTATCCCCGAGAGAATTAAAGAGATGAAATCTCTTCTGGAAGAGAGTGAACCTGAACAGGAAATCGGACATCGATGCCTTTCCCCCTACGAGTGCTTTGCAAGGGACTACTGCTGGCAGACACTTGCCGGTATACCTGAAGACTCAGTATTCACACTGACAACCTCAAGAATGGATGACAAATTCAAATATTTCACAGAGGGAATTATCAGACTGAGCGATCTGAATCCGGCTGAAATGGGTAAGGCGCAACAGCTGCATATAGAGGGAAATCTTCATATTGAATCAGATCCCATCAGAGAGTTTCTCAGCTTACTGGAGTATCCTATCTCTCATCTGGACTTTGAAAGTTTCCAGCAGGCAGTTCCCGAATATGAGGGAGTAAAACCCTATCAACAGATACCCTTCCAGTATTCATTGCATATTGAGGATGGAAATGAGTTAATCCATAAGGAATTTCTCGGCCCCTGGGATTCAGATCCCCGTAGGGAACTGGCTGAAAATCTTATTAAAGATATTCCCGAAGAGGGAAGCATCCTTGCCTATAACAAATCTTTTGAAAAAGGTGTTATCAACAAACTTGCCGCCCTTTTTACCGATATTGAGAAAGAGCTGACTTCAATCAGTGAACGGATTTCAGACCTGATGCTTCCTTTCCAGAAACGCTGGTATTACCATCCTGAGATGAAAGGGAGTTATTCCATCAAGAAAGTCCTTCCTGCCCTGGTTCCTGAAATGGAAAAGGCCTATGCCGATCTTCCCGGGGTAAAAAACGGAGGAGAAGCATCGACGATATGGCTTTATCTATCGTCTTCGACTGATCCCCGGGACCAGGAAAAGATAAGGCAGGGACTTCTGGAATACTGCAGACTGGATACTCTTGCCATGGTGAAGATTCTTGAGATATTGAGAACCGTATAA
- a CDS encoding peptidyl-prolyl cis-trans isomerase: MKQALYQILKAPIFHFAVIALALFILYEYLLPPEKEEIIITRQTMNSLVRSEQEVRENPLSNDEIIDLVQDYIDEEVLIREAYRQGLDRSNYRVRKQLLDLMRSGLNDNIKQPSEEVLKQFYLDNRDDFRIPALRNFKHVFFSNESSDTPADLQSFLSYFEEIDSDFNRAGDLFLNGFEFRHLSFEQCSIFFGREFAAMLFDIPDSSWAGPIATGEGIHYVLMEDVIPSQVPEYEDIKIYLGESYVYTKNKEVQEKKILQMRESYRIVIEEADIP, from the coding sequence ATGAAGCAGGCCTTATATCAAATACTGAAAGCTCCGATTTTCCATTTTGCTGTGATTGCACTGGCTCTTTTTATCCTATATGAATATCTCCTCCCTCCTGAAAAAGAAGAGATCATAATCACCCGGCAGACCATGAACAGCCTTGTCAGATCTGAGCAGGAGGTCCGTGAAAATCCTCTGAGTAATGATGAAATAATAGACCTGGTACAGGACTATATTGATGAAGAGGTTTTGATAAGAGAAGCCTACAGACAAGGCCTGGACAGAAGTAATTACAGGGTCCGGAAACAGCTCCTCGATTTGATGCGCAGCGGACTGAATGATAATATTAAGCAGCCTTCTGAGGAAGTATTGAAACAGTTCTATCTGGATAACCGTGATGATTTCAGAATTCCGGCACTGCGAAATTTTAAGCATGTCTTCTTCTCCAATGAAAGCAGTGACACACCCGCCGATCTGCAGAGTTTTCTGAGTTACTTTGAAGAAATAGATTCAGATTTTAATAGGGCAGGGGATCTTTTTCTTAATGGTTTTGAGTTCAGGCATCTCTCTTTTGAACAGTGCAGTATTTTTTTCGGCAGAGAATTTGCGGCCATGCTGTTTGATATTCCCGATTCAAGCTGGGCTGGACCTATTGCCACGGGTGAGGGTATTCACTATGTACTGATGGAAGATGTTATTCCAAGTCAGGTTCCTGAATATGAAGACATTAAGATCTATCTTGGTGAAAGCTATGTTTATACAAAAAATAAAGAAGTTCAGGAGAAAAAGATTCTACAGATGAGAGAGTCTTACAGGATTGTCATAGAAGAAGCTGATATTCCATGA
- a CDS encoding metal ABC transporter substrate-binding protein, whose protein sequence is MKRVFLVLTVFICAASLHASGSNETKPEELGRPIVFAANYPLYYICQRYSGDFIELIWPFADDEDPAFWEPLDVQIRELQTADLLILNGAEYEKWLEYSFIDPNLAVDSSSRFKEDYIVTTGGTSHSHGAGALHDHGATAFSLWLDLELYARQAEAVHKALLTLLPAEKEILEQRHGELLQELDKLDQSFHTAGAIFKSEVLLASHPIYQYFSRAYTGEVKSLLLEPDIFPSEEDWDLLADLKKENNSSLMIWEGKPVLETQKKLKEMDIIWVVISPGFNKPLEGDYLDILKKNLEELESLRDLNK, encoded by the coding sequence GTGAAAAGGGTTTTTCTGGTACTTACTGTTTTTATCTGTGCCGCCAGTCTTCATGCATCGGGATCGAATGAGACAAAACCAGAAGAACTGGGCAGGCCCATCGTTTTTGCCGCCAATTATCCACTATATTATATCTGTCAGCGATATTCCGGAGATTTCATCGAATTGATTTGGCCCTTCGCTGATGATGAAGATCCGGCGTTCTGGGAGCCCTTGGATGTTCAAATCAGAGAGCTGCAAACAGCGGATCTTCTGATTCTGAACGGTGCCGAATATGAAAAATGGCTGGAGTACAGCTTTATTGATCCCAACCTGGCAGTGGACAGCTCTTCCCGTTTTAAAGAAGATTATATTGTGACAACAGGGGGAACAAGCCACAGCCATGGTGCCGGTGCTCTGCATGATCATGGAGCTACGGCATTTTCACTCTGGCTGGACCTGGAATTGTATGCTCGTCAGGCTGAAGCTGTACATAAAGCCCTCCTGACACTGCTTCCTGCAGAGAAAGAGATCCTTGAACAGCGGCATGGAGAGTTGCTTCAGGAGCTGGACAAACTGGATCAGTCATTTCACACAGCCGGGGCAATATTCAAATCAGAGGTCCTTCTGGCCAGTCATCCCATCTATCAGTATTTTTCCAGAGCCTATACGGGAGAGGTTAAATCTCTACTTCTGGAGCCTGATATCTTTCCTTCCGAAGAAGACTGGGATCTTCTGGCGGATCTTAAAAAAGAAAATAATTCTTCATTGATGATCTGGGAGGGGAAACCAGTTCTGGAAACTCAGAAAAAACTTAAAGAGATGGATATTATCTGGGTTGTTATATCACCAGGATTCAATAAGCCTCTTGAGGGAGACTATCTTGATATCCTTAAGAAAAACCTTGAAGAACTTGAGAGTCTGAGGGATCTCAATAAATGA
- a CDS encoding ABC transporter permease, whose translation MRKLLYLALCYLKYHRIRTLILVLTLVSLFYLPLALSLITDLSEKSLSSRAEDSPVVIGSRGSDLDLVMNALYFQPSAQREIPYKILTVLNDMKLGVPVPYYLGDTARGIAVVGTTPAYFSHRNLRLEEGAMITGLGDCILGRITADALGLKPGDTLITDPENPYHLAGSYPLELRVTGILASSSSWDDKAVFTDIKTAWIARGLGHGHDNLAANPFSILKEEDGNVVGNASVKMYNSIDPDMRNNFHFHGSVDEFPLSGILFFPDNPRSEALILSTLSDDDLLQAVESDKVILKLLHTLFRIREILNWVLAVTLVVTIAAIFFILALTVRLRKKESLTLYRMGGSGILILKLTAVETVILSFLSLLISFLLLAVTWMFRLRILELLIQ comes from the coding sequence ATGAGGAAGCTCCTTTATCTTGCCCTCTGCTATTTAAAATACCACCGGATCAGAACCCTGATTCTGGTTCTAACATTGGTCAGTCTTTTTTATCTCCCCCTGGCTCTTTCTCTGATAACGGATCTTTCGGAGAAGAGTCTGAGCTCCCGGGCTGAAGACAGTCCTGTAGTCATTGGATCAAGAGGAAGTGATCTGGATCTTGTAATGAATGCACTCTATTTTCAGCCTTCGGCTCAGAGGGAGATTCCCTATAAAATCTTAACAGTCCTTAATGACATGAAACTGGGTGTTCCGGTTCCCTATTATCTGGGTGATACGGCCCGCGGCATTGCCGTAGTCGGAACTACGCCTGCCTATTTTTCACATAGGAACCTTCGGCTTGAGGAGGGTGCAATGATCACCGGACTGGGGGATTGTATTTTGGGCAGAATTACAGCCGATGCTCTGGGGTTGAAACCCGGAGATACTCTTATTACCGATCCGGAAAATCCCTATCATCTGGCCGGAAGTTATCCGTTGGAACTCAGGGTGACTGGCATTCTGGCCAGCTCCTCATCCTGGGATGACAAGGCCGTATTCACAGATATTAAAACTGCCTGGATAGCCAGAGGACTGGGGCATGGGCATGATAATCTGGCTGCCAATCCTTTCAGTATTCTAAAAGAGGAAGATGGCAATGTTGTGGGGAATGCATCGGTGAAAATGTATAACTCCATCGATCCTGATATGCGGAATAACTTTCACTTTCACGGTTCTGTAGATGAGTTTCCATTGAGCGGTATTTTATTTTTCCCGGACAATCCCAGATCGGAAGCCCTGATTCTCTCTACACTTTCAGATGATGATTTACTGCAGGCAGTTGAATCGGACAAGGTCATTCTCAAACTGCTCCATACACTTTTCAGAATACGGGAGATTCTGAACTGGGTATTAGCTGTTACTCTGGTTGTTACCATTGCCGCCATTTTTTTTATACTTGCTTTGACGGTTAGACTCAGAAAGAAGGAGAGTCTAACTCTCTACAGGATGGGGGGGAGCGGTATCCTTATTCTAAAGTTAACCGCCGTGGAAACTGTGATATTAAGCTTTCTCTCCCTACTGATATCTTTTCTACTTCTGGCTGTGACCTGGATGTTCAGACTGCGGATTCTTGAGCTATTGATTCAATAG
- a CDS encoding ABC transporter ATP-binding protein → MIQIQDLRFSYPEGLFRFELPELIVESGEICGITGPSGFGKTTLLSLIAGILLPQSGRIIISGKNLPMLPEKERRCFRLENIGFIFQDFELLDYLNVFDNIAVSRFLGKSSTRGKHTKDEYAERVRFLASETGIEKHLHRYPSRLSRGEQQRVALCRGLFNRPSLILADEATGSLDPANRDVIRELLVGFCRKEGATLLEATHDRSGMDRFDRVLDLPSIAQTVLLEELP, encoded by the coding sequence ATGATTCAGATTCAGGATCTCCGTTTCTCCTACCCCGAAGGACTGTTCCGTTTTGAACTGCCGGAACTGATTGTCGAAAGTGGTGAGATCTGTGGAATTACAGGTCCAAGCGGATTCGGTAAAACTACACTCCTCTCTCTGATAGCTGGAATACTTCTTCCTCAAAGCGGTCGTATAATAATCTCCGGCAAGAATCTGCCTATGCTACCTGAAAAGGAGCGGAGGTGTTTTCGTCTTGAAAATATCGGTTTTATCTTTCAGGACTTTGAACTTCTGGATTATCTCAATGTTTTTGACAATATTGCAGTAAGTAGATTCCTGGGAAAATCATCCACTCGGGGAAAACATACGAAAGATGAGTATGCAGAACGTGTGAGATTTCTAGCCTCTGAGACAGGAATCGAGAAACATCTGCACCGCTATCCATCCCGGCTTTCCAGGGGAGAGCAGCAGAGAGTTGCACTCTGTCGTGGTCTTTTTAATCGACCCTCACTGATCCTTGCGGATGAGGCTACAGGGAGTCTCGATCCTGCTAACCGGGATGTGATCCGGGAGCTGCTTGTTGGGTTCTGCCGAAAGGAAGGGGCCACTCTTCTGGAGGCTACCCATGACCGCAGCGGGATGGATCGTTTTGACCGGGTTCTGGATCTGCCGTCTATTGCTCAAACAGTTCTTCTTGAGGAGCTGCCATGA
- a CDS encoding HEAT repeat domain-containing protein, with product MEQLMEVVYSLPLYVLIAAALIIAALVFLIIILFISKRRFRKSLEALAAEPDLKKMEILKHYRKEKLLKKSALLVDISKRKNVNLPEILDLGEDWVTRYGNSHNSKLLGWILEYIPDRGLFTVFQRALNHQKVAQKLEQFLDRSSDFLKLRRIALSGKGEPFDGAKALKLFKDRLDEIREMTGDPEWASRFFAIHILLHDDDERSARAVWESFEDPHSLIRSTVIREIPGDARPFGSDDTTEFSDTDQSSLYAVLFNLLLNDPVFEVRQEAKKRIMEDFATSYSLDLASMNNEQVLHVIQLLSPESPEDQDLALQILSGDDLELRQGAASYLQECAVLDRLFKESYMNDSEQLERNYSLLKNSLEVNVSGFLGGLQSNNNRGSLLLASRLLKTAGPQDSITHLADRVFTQDIEKKEDSELNELYTNTLECVRLRGNDTALVLLGREVLDIRNRVILLKDTLVALPPRGAYIFMPVLEEFLKDPDFPLKDELRTTLQTMPEAEVQTVAMEIIRKGRDSYSHAVRIQALKVLGAMKKESCLQIILENLPILPLEEAREFAGMLSSYAENLFNERVKSILESVDAQSRAAIIVSLPATGKKTFLKEIRAALDDANPVVRIASIWALVEYKEIKELARCTSMLRDPVPEVRKEVARALGTSGTQAVLKDMEAVLNDKNEVSAVIYGIIDGLGASESAASVDILGRKIANEDEYKMDCIRSLSRKKDKKSISAAIELFKDAGPQLREDLSTVFKMMGYEGEKTMVELLKEDIPSLQKYIAEVLESTGFVENHIRKLKHRDSAVRQESAAFLAAIRTKAAFRGIVLAARDPNPDVRIEVTKALEVLNTDEGKEILKALEEDPDKSVRKYTFWALERVRTKSLV from the coding sequence ATGGAACAGCTGATGGAAGTCGTCTATTCTCTGCCACTTTATGTGTTGATCGCGGCGGCTCTAATCATCGCAGCACTTGTCTTTCTCATTATCATTCTGTTTATCAGTAAAAGACGATTCAGAAAATCTTTGGAAGCCCTTGCTGCTGAACCGGACCTGAAAAAAATGGAGATTCTAAAGCATTACAGGAAAGAGAAGCTTTTGAAGAAGTCTGCCCTGTTGGTGGATATCTCAAAAAGGAAAAATGTTAACCTTCCGGAAATTCTTGATCTGGGAGAAGACTGGGTCACACGCTATGGGAATAGTCACAATAGCAAGCTTCTTGGCTGGATACTTGAATACATACCTGACAGAGGTCTATTTACGGTCTTTCAGAGAGCCCTCAACCATCAAAAGGTTGCTCAGAAACTCGAACAGTTTCTTGATAGAAGCAGTGATTTTTTAAAGCTGAGAAGAATAGCCCTTTCCGGAAAGGGTGAGCCCTTTGACGGTGCCAAGGCGTTGAAACTCTTTAAAGACCGGTTGGATGAAATTCGTGAAATGACCGGTGATCCCGAATGGGCGTCACGTTTTTTCGCTATTCATATTCTTCTTCATGATGATGATGAACGTTCGGCTCGTGCTGTCTGGGAATCTTTTGAAGACCCGCATTCTCTGATTCGCAGTACGGTTATCAGGGAAATCCCCGGGGATGCACGCCCCTTCGGGTCGGATGATACTACAGAATTCTCCGATACAGATCAGTCTTCTCTCTATGCTGTTCTATTTAATCTGCTTCTCAATGATCCGGTATTTGAGGTTCGACAGGAAGCTAAAAAGAGAATAATGGAAGATTTTGCTACATCCTACTCCCTGGATCTCGCTTCTATGAATAACGAGCAGGTACTGCATGTTATTCAGCTTTTGTCTCCTGAGTCTCCCGAGGATCAGGATCTTGCTCTGCAGATTCTGTCGGGAGATGATCTTGAGCTGCGGCAGGGTGCTGCCAGTTATCTTCAGGAATGTGCTGTATTAGACCGTCTGTTTAAAGAAAGCTATATGAATGACAGTGAACAGCTTGAGAGAAATTACTCCCTTTTGAAGAATTCTCTGGAGGTTAATGTCTCCGGATTCCTTGGAGGTCTTCAATCCAATAACAATCGAGGCTCATTACTCCTGGCTTCAAGACTCTTGAAAACTGCCGGTCCTCAGGATTCAATCACACATCTGGCTGACCGGGTCTTTACTCAGGATATTGAAAAGAAAGAGGATTCAGAACTGAATGAGCTCTACACCAATACTCTTGAATGTGTCAGGCTCCGGGGTAATGATACCGCCCTTGTTCTATTGGGCCGTGAGGTCCTTGATATCCGGAATAGAGTAATTCTCCTAAAAGATACTCTGGTAGCACTGCCTCCCAGAGGAGCATATATCTTTATGCCTGTTCTTGAGGAGTTTCTGAAGGATCCGGACTTTCCTCTTAAAGATGAACTCCGGACGACTCTCCAGACAATGCCTGAAGCAGAAGTACAGACAGTGGCTATGGAGATAATCAGAAAAGGACGTGACAGTTATTCCCATGCTGTCAGAATCCAGGCTTTAAAGGTTCTGGGAGCAATGAAAAAAGAGAGTTGTCTGCAGATTATCCTTGAGAATCTTCCCATCCTGCCTCTTGAAGAGGCCAGAGAGTTTGCTGGAATGCTCAGTTCCTATGCGGAAAATCTCTTTAATGAGAGGGTGAAATCCATCCTGGAATCTGTTGATGCCCAGAGCAGAGCAGCCATTATCGTCTCTCTTCCTGCTACAGGTAAAAAGACTTTTCTCAAGGAGATCAGAGCCGCTCTGGATGACGCAAATCCAGTTGTAAGAATTGCCAGTATATGGGCTCTTGTTGAATATAAAGAGATCAAGGAGCTGGCCCGCTGTACATCAATGCTCCGGGATCCGGTTCCTGAAGTCAGGAAGGAAGTCGCCAGAGCTCTGGGAACCAGCGGAACACAGGCGGTTCTTAAGGATATGGAAGCCGTTCTGAATGATAAAAATGAAGTCTCTGCAGTTATATATGGAATTATCGATGGTCTCGGGGCATCTGAAAGTGCTGCCTCCGTGGATATTCTTGGAAGAAAAATTGCCAATGAAGATGAATATAAGATGGACTGTATTCGAAGCCTGAGCCGAAAGAAGGACAAGAAGAGTATTTCCGCCGCAATCGAATTATTTAAAGATGCGGGACCACAGCTCAGGGAGGATTTGAGTACAGTTTTCAAGATGATGGGCTATGAGGGAGAGAAGACTATGGTTGAACTTCTTAAAGAAGATATACCCTCTCTGCAGAAATATATTGCTGAAGTTCTTGAGTCCACAGGTTTTGTGGAAAATCATATCAGAAAGCTCAAACATCGTGATTCCGCGGTTCGTCAGGAATCTGCAGCATTCCTGGCTGCAATCAGGACTAAGGCCGCATTCAGAGGTATCGTTCTGGCTGCCAGGGATCCCAATCCAGATGTCCGGATAGAAGTCACAAAAGCCCTGGAAGTTCTGAATACTGATGAGGGCAAGGAGATTTTGAAGGCTCTGGAAGAAGATCCGGATAAGAGTGTCAGAAAGTATACATTCTGGGCCCTGGAAAGAGTGAGAACAAAATCTCTGGTTTGA
- a CDS encoding adenylate/guanylate cyclase domain-containing protein — translation MVKELQVLDELVRASALMADEGDFKSLISVLVEQSLDITRSDMAVLYLFKNSEDKNSDLIQMYKRGAFEAPQSLSHDSELIEFLNECGKAVVLQGRSSRQEVHFEDLFLHPMMNSGIALPMNTVKSRIAVLVLNSKQELFYNRNSFNFLDSFTKQASGMLQNSKLYKELKDYVKQVEDLQQYQKNIFESMTNILITTDEDNRIEYFNHMAEESMGMDENAIGVPVDQFFKKSLSRKILNAIQKAGKTGIEIPGMEGIFKPPGDDRDMDFSLNVTTLKGVRGKHKGLTLLLTDQTREQELKASIEVATEDRRVIKDMFARYLSNDIVQNLMDSPEMVKPGGGTKHATVFFADIRGYTSFSEDKSPEYIIEVLNEYFTEAVEIVIKYGGYIDKFIGDCIMAAWGVPMVNEQEDAIKAVSCAVEIQNLVKAKDRQFFKGRASKLTVGFGMHTGDLVAGNLGSSRRMDYTVIGDTVNLAARLEGVSEAGEIIITEDTRRYLDDRFKIEPRDAVKVKGKVKPIQIFNVIGMS, via the coding sequence ATGGTAAAGGAACTTCAGGTTCTTGATGAACTGGTCCGTGCCAGTGCCCTGATGGCGGATGAAGGGGATTTTAAAAGCCTTATCTCTGTTCTTGTGGAGCAGTCTCTGGATATTACCAGATCGGATATGGCTGTCCTTTATCTTTTCAAAAATTCTGAAGATAAAAATTCAGATTTGATACAGATGTATAAAAGAGGTGCATTTGAGGCACCCCAATCTCTGTCTCATGATTCAGAGCTTATAGAATTTCTCAATGAATGTGGAAAGGCTGTTGTCCTTCAGGGACGTTCTTCCCGTCAGGAAGTACATTTTGAAGATCTATTTCTTCATCCCATGATGAACAGCGGTATCGCCCTGCCTATGAATACTGTGAAATCCAGGATTGCCGTTCTGGTTCTGAATTCTAAACAGGAACTTTTCTATAACAGAAACAGTTTCAACTTTCTCGATTCATTTACCAAGCAGGCCAGTGGTATGCTTCAGAATTCCAAGCTCTATAAAGAGCTGAAAGATTATGTGAAACAGGTTGAGGATCTGCAGCAGTATCAGAAAAATATATTTGAATCCATGACCAATATTCTAATCACAACGGATGAGGATAACCGGATTGAATATTTCAACCATATGGCAGAGGAATCCATGGGCATGGATGAGAACGCCATAGGTGTTCCGGTAGATCAGTTTTTTAAAAAATCCCTGAGCCGTAAAATTCTTAATGCGATTCAAAAAGCCGGGAAAACCGGTATAGAGATTCCAGGTATGGAAGGAATATTCAAACCGCCGGGTGATGACAGGGATATGGATTTTTCACTCAATGTGACCACTCTGAAAGGTGTCAGGGGTAAACATAAAGGGCTTACCCTCCTTTTAACCGATCAGACCAGGGAGCAGGAACTGAAGGCATCCATTGAAGTCGCCACCGAAGACAGACGGGTGATAAAGGATATGTTCGCCCGCTACCTCTCAAATGATATTGTTCAGAATCTGATGGACTCTCCTGAGATGGTGAAACCCGGGGGTGGAACAAAACATGCCACTGTTTTCTTTGCGGACATCAGGGGCTATACCTCTTTTTCTGAAGACAAATCACCTGAATACATAATTGAAGTACTAAATGAGTATTTTACTGAAGCTGTTGAGATTGTTATCAAGTACGGCGGATATATAGATAAGTTTATCGGGGATTGCATCATGGCAGCCTGGGGTGTTCCCATGGTCAATGAGCAGGAAGATGCAATTAAAGCAGTCTCCTGTGCCGTTGAAATACAGAATCTTGTGAAGGCTAAAGACAGGCAGTTTTTTAAGGGCCGGGCCTCCAAGCTTACCGTCGGTTTCGGTATGCATACGGGAGATCTGGTTGCAGGAAACCTGGGAAGCTCCAGGCGTATGGACTATACGGTTATCGGAGATACAGTCAACCTGGCAGCTCGTCTTGAAGGTGTATCCGAAGCCGGAGAGATTATTATAACAGAAGATACACGTCGGTATCTGGATGATAGATTCAAAATTGAACCCCGTGATGCGGTAAAAGTGAAGGGAAAAGTAAAACCCATTCAGATTTTTAACGTAATCGGAATGTCATAG
- a CDS encoding NAD-dependent epimerase/dehydratase family protein — protein sequence MTQKILITGGTGFIGSHTVLEILKEGHELHLLIRDIKKAQRIFGQPDNLYYHKGDILDTESLESAARGCSSLIHCAAMVTLNLKQEEQMHRVNEEGTENIVSLVKKCGIKKVLFVSSCVTRFHPQQKQMTPESPLQEGFTPYACSKSRGEQMILSLRDEEIKVFVTYPSSVIGPDDPGLSEANNALIYMMNYAVPICSGGFQFIDVRDLAVIHRRLMREEAVPGLYMTGGHFFTWSEMHPLVQKLCSRRILRIRIPGFVLRGVGRVVSFFQKRIGFTFHLTYEGALYMTRWNILDDSKTLKALNFTFRPAEQTLKETASWLTENNYIHMKNSPLEQ from the coding sequence ATGACTCAAAAGATACTGATTACAGGAGGAACCGGCTTTATCGGTTCACATACTGTCCTTGAGATTCTGAAAGAGGGACACGAACTGCATCTCCTGATCCGTGATATTAAGAAGGCTCAGCGAATTTTCGGACAGCCTGATAATCTTTATTACCACAAGGGTGATATCCTTGATACAGAATCTCTGGAGTCCGCGGCCCGGGGCTGCAGCTCACTTATCCATTGTGCCGCCATGGTCACCCTGAACCTTAAACAGGAAGAACAGATGCACCGGGTGAACGAAGAGGGTACAGAAAATATTGTCAGCCTTGTAAAAAAGTGCGGAATTAAAAAAGTACTCTTTGTCTCCTCCTGCGTGACCCGCTTTCATCCCCAACAGAAACAAATGACTCCAGAGAGCCCTTTGCAGGAGGGATTTACACCCTATGCCTGTAGTAAGTCCAGAGGGGAGCAGATGATTCTGAGCCTCAGGGATGAGGAAATCAAAGTCTTTGTCACCTATCCTTCATCAGTGATAGGTCCCGATGATCCCGGTCTCAGTGAAGCAAATAATGCCCTGATCTATATGATGAATTATGCAGTTCCTATCTGCAGCGGAGGATTTCAATTTATAGATGTACGGGATCTTGCTGTAATTCACCGCCGTCTGATGAGAGAGGAGGCAGTTCCCGGACTCTATATGACTGGCGGCCATTTTTTTACCTGGAGTGAGATGCATCCTCTGGTTCAGAAACTCTGCAGCAGGAGAATCCTTCGCATCAGAATCCCCGGATTTGTATTACGCGGTGTTGGAAGAGTTGTTTCTTTCTTCCAGAAAAGAATCGGATTCACCTTCCATCTGACCTATGAAGGAGCCTTGTATATGACCCGCTGGAATATTCTCGATGACAGCAAAACCCTGAAAGCTCTGAACTTCACCTTTCGTCCGGCAGAACAGACTCTGAAGGAGACTGCATCATGGCTGACAGAGAATAATTATATACATATGAAGAATAGTCCGTTAGAACAATAG
- a CDS encoding FHA domain-containing protein: MEDQTIIQNSKKKKETFLKEKAVLLILSSQELGTSYIIDTDEVVIGRDPSCTIRLQDPEVSSIHCRISVPEEKTFILEDMESTNGTFLNKKPVTKPTQIFYSDRLVLGKTVLRFFLEESLSDSV, encoded by the coding sequence GTGGAAGACCAGACCATTATACAGAACAGCAAAAAAAAGAAAGAAACATTTCTGAAGGAAAAGGCTGTTCTTCTCATATTATCATCTCAGGAACTGGGAACATCATATATTATAGATACAGATGAGGTTGTAATAGGCAGAGATCCGTCTTGTACCATCCGCCTCCAGGACCCGGAAGTAAGCAGTATCCATTGCAGGATTTCTGTCCCCGAAGAAAAAACCTTTATTCTGGAAGATATGGAATCAACAAACGGAACATTCCTCAATAAAAAACCGGTTACGAAACCGACTCAGATTTTTTACAGTGACAGGCTAGTTCTGGGAAAAACTGTTCTCCGCTTCTTTCTGGAAGAATCTCTAAGTGATTCGGTTTAG